A DNA window from Carnobacterium funditum DSM 5970 contains the following coding sequences:
- the cmk gene encoding (d)CMP kinase, protein MTNKMMIAIDGPASAGKSTVAKILANELGYIYCDTGAMYRALTYEALQQEIDLENEEDLIYLLKNSEISFEPSEKSQRVYVNQEEVTEAIRQPDVTNSVSVVAAHGKVRKELVIRQQKIADEGGVVMDGRDIGTTVLPNAEVKIFLIASVEERAERRYKENRLNGIDTSLEILKKEISDRDYKDSHRESSPLTRAEDAVLLDTTRLDIQQVVSKIKEVVASKSILG, encoded by the coding sequence ATGACTAATAAAATGATGATTGCTATTGATGGACCAGCTTCTGCTGGGAAAAGTACGGTTGCTAAAATATTAGCGAATGAGTTAGGCTATATTTATTGTGACACTGGAGCGATGTATCGAGCGTTAACATACGAAGCGTTGCAACAAGAAATCGATTTAGAAAATGAAGAGGATTTAATTTATCTATTAAAAAATAGTGAGATTTCTTTCGAACCTTCTGAAAAAAGCCAAAGGGTCTATGTAAACCAAGAAGAAGTAACAGAAGCTATTCGTCAACCAGATGTAACTAATTCAGTTTCTGTTGTTGCGGCACACGGTAAAGTTAGAAAAGAATTAGTAATAAGACAACAAAAAATCGCTGATGAAGGCGGAGTCGTTATGGATGGGCGAGATATTGGCACAACGGTCTTACCAAATGCAGAAGTGAAAATTTTTCTGATAGCTAGTGTGGAAGAACGAGCTGAAAGACGGTATAAAGAAAATAGGTTGAATGGGATTGACACTTCTTTAGAAATACTAAAGAAGGAAATTTCAGATCGCGATTACAAAGATTCACATAGAGAATCTTCTCCTTTAACTAGAGCAGAAGATGCTGTATTATTAGACACAACTCGTTTAGATATCCAACAAGTTGTTAGCAAGATAAAAGAAGTTGTCGCTTCAAAATCTATTCTGGGTTAA
- the rpsA gene encoding 30S ribosomal protein S1 yields the protein MTDQKDKNEGSEQESMLEALDSVQEIHIGDTVQGEILKIQDNKQAIVGILGGGVEGVIPNNELSAVPFEDVTEIVNVGDIVDLVVIKEIKEKDNGSFLLSKRRIDAKQVWEKIQKDFDEGTIIEAPVKEVVKGGLVVDVGVRGFVPASMVDIQFVDDFSSYKGKTLAFKIMEIEPSENRLILSHKAVLQAESDLTKKKVMQELKENEIVKGKVARLTNFGAFIDLGGVDGLVHISQISYEHVKNPADILSVGQEVDVKILSVDEEAGRVSLSIKDTLPGPWDNIEERAAVEAVLDGTVKRLTSFGAFVEVYPGVEGLVHISQISHNHIATPHEVLSEGQEIKVKVLDLNTEDQRLSLSIKALEDKPKQEAKHEEEKYDIPETDSGFTIGDILGDQLSDITSDEEDTNEK from the coding sequence ATGACAGATCAAAAGGACAAAAACGAAGGATCAGAACAAGAATCAATGTTGGAAGCTTTAGATAGTGTGCAAGAAATTCACATTGGTGATACTGTTCAAGGAGAAATTTTAAAAATTCAAGATAACAAACAAGCAATTGTCGGTATTCTTGGCGGAGGTGTTGAGGGGGTAATTCCTAATAATGAGTTATCTGCCGTACCTTTTGAAGATGTTACAGAAATTGTAAACGTAGGCGATATTGTCGATTTAGTTGTAATCAAAGAAATAAAAGAAAAAGATAATGGTAGTTTTTTATTATCTAAACGTCGTATCGATGCTAAACAAGTATGGGAAAAAATCCAAAAAGATTTTGATGAAGGAACCATTATTGAAGCGCCAGTTAAAGAAGTTGTTAAAGGTGGATTAGTTGTAGATGTAGGAGTTCGAGGATTTGTACCAGCATCAATGGTAGATATTCAATTTGTAGATGATTTTTCAAGTTATAAAGGAAAAACATTAGCTTTTAAAATTATGGAAATAGAACCTAGCGAAAATCGTTTGATTCTTTCACATAAAGCCGTTCTACAGGCTGAAAGTGACTTAACTAAAAAGAAAGTTATGCAAGAATTAAAAGAAAACGAAATTGTAAAAGGAAAAGTTGCTCGTTTAACGAATTTCGGTGCTTTTATTGATTTAGGTGGAGTTGATGGATTAGTTCATATTTCTCAAATTTCCTATGAACATGTCAAGAATCCAGCTGATATATTATCAGTAGGACAAGAAGTTGACGTAAAAATCCTCTCTGTTGATGAAGAAGCTGGACGCGTCTCATTATCTATCAAAGATACGCTACCTGGACCTTGGGACAATATTGAAGAGCGTGCCGCAGTAGAAGCTGTTTTAGATGGTACGGTTAAGAGATTAACAAGTTTTGGGGCATTTGTTGAAGTATACCCTGGAGTAGAAGGGCTCGTTCATATTTCTCAAATTTCCCATAACCATATTGCTACACCTCACGAAGTTTTAAGCGAAGGTCAAGAAATTAAAGTAAAAGTGTTAGATTTAAACACTGAAGATCAACGCTTATCATTGAGTATTAAAGCATTAGAAGATAAACCAAAACAAGAAGCAAAACATGAAGAAGAAAAATATGACATACCAGAAACAGATTCAGGCTTTACCATTGGTGATATTCTTGGAGATCAACTTTCCGATATTACTTCTGATGAAGAAGACACAAACGAAAAATAA
- the der gene encoding ribosome biogenesis GTPase Der, giving the protein MAKPVIAIVGRPNVGKSTIFNRIVGERISIVEDISGVTRDRIYSQAEWLGKEFNLIDTGGIDLGDEPFLDQIKYQAEIAMEEADVIIFITNSRDSVTDADENVAKILYRTNKPVLLAVNKVDNPEMRAEIFDFYTLGLGDPYPISGSHGLGLGDLLDAAISHFPEETEEEYDDSVIKFSLIGRPNVGKSSIVNAMLGEERVIVSSVAGTTRDAIDTEFTDGEGTEFVMIDTAGMRKRGKVYETTEKYSVMRALRAIERSDVVLVILNAEEGIREQDKKVAGYAHEAGKGVIIVVNKWDTLDKDNNSVKDFEKDIRSGFAYLSYAPIVFVSAITKQRLNKLPELIKRVSENQRLRIQSSVLNDVILDAVAMNPTPTDKGKRLRIFYATQVAIKPPTFVVFVNDPEMMHFSYSRFLENRIRDTFVFEGTPIRILTRQRK; this is encoded by the coding sequence ATGGCTAAACCAGTTATCGCCATCGTTGGTCGTCCAAATGTAGGGAAATCAACAATTTTTAACCGAATCGTAGGCGAACGCATTTCAATCGTAGAAGATATTTCAGGAGTAACAAGAGACCGTATTTATTCTCAAGCTGAATGGTTAGGGAAAGAATTTAATCTGATTGATACAGGTGGAATTGACTTAGGAGATGAACCATTTCTCGATCAAATAAAATATCAGGCAGAAATTGCAATGGAAGAAGCAGATGTTATTATCTTTATTACGAATAGTAGAGATAGTGTAACGGATGCAGATGAAAATGTAGCGAAGATTTTGTATCGCACAAATAAACCAGTGTTGTTAGCAGTAAATAAAGTAGATAATCCAGAAATGCGCGCGGAAATATTTGACTTTTATACTCTTGGACTGGGTGATCCCTATCCTATTTCAGGAAGTCACGGGTTAGGTCTTGGTGACTTACTTGATGCAGCAATCAGCCACTTCCCTGAAGAAACAGAAGAAGAGTACGATGATTCAGTAATAAAATTCAGTCTTATCGGACGACCAAATGTTGGTAAATCTTCTATTGTTAACGCTATGCTCGGTGAAGAACGTGTCATCGTATCAAGTGTAGCGGGTACAACTCGTGATGCAATTGACACAGAGTTTACAGATGGTGAAGGAACGGAATTTGTAATGATTGATACAGCGGGTATGAGAAAACGCGGTAAAGTATATGAAACAACTGAAAAATACAGCGTAATGAGAGCTCTTAGAGCGATAGAACGTTCGGATGTTGTTTTAGTTATCTTAAATGCTGAAGAAGGCATAAGAGAACAAGATAAAAAAGTTGCCGGCTATGCACATGAAGCAGGTAAAGGAGTTATCATTGTTGTAAATAAATGGGACACTCTTGATAAAGATAATAATAGTGTTAAAGATTTTGAAAAAGATATCCGTAGTGGGTTTGCCTATTTGAGTTATGCTCCAATTGTTTTTGTTTCAGCCATAACGAAACAACGCTTGAATAAATTACCTGAGTTAATTAAACGAGTTAGCGAGAATCAACGTTTACGTATTCAGTCATCTGTCTTAAACGACGTGATTTTGGATGCTGTAGCAATGAATCCTACTCCTACTGATAAAGGGAAAAGATTGAGAATCTTTTATGCTACTCAAGTGGCCATAAAACCACCAACATTTGTCGTATTTGTAAATGATCCTGAGATGATGCATTTTTCATATTCCCGTTTCTTAGAAAATCGGATACGAGATACATTTGTTTTTGAAGGAACTCCAATACGAATCCTTACACGTCAAAGAAAATAA
- a CDS encoding HU family DNA-binding protein, whose translation MANKAELIENVATSTGLTKKDATAAVDAVFETIQTTLSKGEKVQIIGFGNFEVRDRAARKGRNPQTGEEIQIAASKVPAFKPGKALKDAVK comes from the coding sequence ATGGCTAATAAAGCAGAGTTAATCGAAAACGTAGCAACTTCTACAGGTTTGACTAAAAAAGATGCAACTGCAGCAGTAGATGCTGTCTTTGAAACAATCCAAACAACTTTGAGCAAAGGTGAAAAAGTTCAAATCATTGGTTTTGGTAACTTCGAAGTTCGCGATCGTGCTGCACGCAAAGGACGTAACCCTCAAACAGGGGAAGAAATCCAAATTGCTGCAAGCAAAGTTCCAGCATTCAAACCAGGTAAAGCACTTAAAGACGCAGTAAAATAA
- a CDS encoding tetratricopeptide repeat protein yields the protein MHNGDKMIEALESNQLEEANTFFKQALQVDSDEQLYDLADNLYHLGFLEETKRIYKQLLETHTEDDELKIGLAEIEIESNNIDEAMEWLLQVSEMSESYPQALLVHADLYQVQGLFEASEQKLLKAKKLLPDEPVIYFALAELYFSMGKYAQAIRGYEELMTQGNNEFSGINLASRCGASYSALGDLEQASLYFEQSVEENETVDALFELGITYFQQKEFKRANELFFKLKDLDPSYTSVYPNLARGLEEENHLEKAAEIIREGLQMDQYNYELFSVGAEIALKSEHEEIAEEYYLAAQVLAPENEGLQLAYINLLLKQERFEDAIKIIEEALSHEQVDPQFYWNAALAYDKLENYEKADKSFQQAYSLLNQNKEFLKDYIYFLRESGERLIIKTVLSEYLLLEPSDGEMLELSEAINTNY from the coding sequence ATGCATAATGGAGATAAAATGATTGAAGCTCTTGAGAGCAATCAACTTGAGGAGGCAAATACATTTTTCAAACAAGCTCTGCAGGTTGATTCTGATGAACAGTTATATGATTTAGCCGATAATTTATATCATTTAGGTTTTTTAGAAGAAACAAAAAGAATTTATAAACAATTGTTAGAAACGCATACTGAAGATGACGAACTAAAAATTGGCTTAGCTGAAATCGAAATTGAATCCAATAATATAGACGAGGCAATGGAATGGCTTCTACAAGTATCAGAAATGAGTGAGTCTTATCCACAAGCGTTACTTGTTCATGCTGATTTATATCAAGTACAAGGACTATTTGAAGCAAGCGAACAAAAACTATTAAAAGCAAAAAAATTACTACCTGACGAACCCGTTATTTACTTTGCTTTAGCAGAACTTTATTTTTCAATGGGTAAATACGCTCAAGCGATTCGTGGTTATGAAGAATTGATGACTCAAGGCAATAATGAATTCTCCGGTATAAACTTAGCCTCTCGTTGTGGCGCTTCATATAGTGCGCTAGGCGACTTAGAACAAGCAAGTTTATACTTTGAACAGAGTGTGGAAGAAAATGAAACAGTAGATGCTTTATTTGAATTAGGGATAACGTACTTTCAACAAAAAGAGTTTAAACGTGCAAACGAGTTGTTTTTTAAATTAAAAGACTTGGATCCAAGTTATACTTCTGTTTACCCCAATTTGGCAAGAGGTCTAGAAGAAGAAAATCACCTTGAAAAAGCAGCTGAAATTATACGAGAAGGACTGCAAATGGACCAATACAATTATGAACTATTTTCTGTAGGTGCAGAAATTGCTCTTAAGTCAGAACATGAAGAAATAGCTGAAGAATATTATCTTGCAGCTCAGGTATTAGCACCTGAAAACGAAGGGCTGCAATTAGCTTATATCAATTTATTATTGAAACAAGAACGCTTCGAAGATGCCATTAAGATTATCGAAGAAGCATTGTCTCATGAGCAAGTTGATCCTCAATTTTATTGGAACGCTGCTTTAGCGTATGACAAATTAGAAAATTATGAAAAGGCAGATAAGTCTTTTCAACAAGCCTATTCTTTATTAAACCAAAATAAAGAATTTTTGAAAGACTATATTTACTTCTTAAGAGAATCTGGGGAAAGACTCATTATCAAAACAGTATTATCTGAATATTTGTTATTAGAACCATCTGATGGAGAAATGTTGGAGCTTTCGGAAGCTATTAATACAAACTATTAG
- a CDS encoding ReoY family proteolytic degradation factor gives MNIKVSLEAKKEFLGWFLDRHQLKRRESMWILNYLLNHDIVLGKVHFVEHVETTPRGMMMSTIETDSKPFLFYKEGVLFEDPEQAFHEVRLNWHENIYLELIFEESWKAHQYLGVLEDNPFHKWNDYIDTELNKEVEKALATLSLNKKIQLMMDRIDTALENDDRESFIRLSNNLKEIKKNIATHEKKPNH, from the coding sequence ATGAACATCAAAGTATCTTTAGAAGCAAAAAAAGAATTTCTTGGATGGTTTCTAGATCGACATCAACTGAAAAGAAGAGAATCGATGTGGATATTAAACTATTTGTTAAATCATGATATTGTTTTAGGTAAAGTTCACTTTGTTGAGCATGTTGAAACCACACCTAGAGGAATGATGATGTCGACTATCGAAACAGATAGCAAGCCGTTTTTATTTTATAAAGAGGGTGTCTTATTCGAAGATCCTGAACAAGCGTTTCATGAAGTCAGATTAAACTGGCATGAAAATATTTACCTGGAATTAATTTTTGAAGAATCTTGGAAAGCACACCAATATCTCGGTGTTTTAGAAGATAACCCATTCCATAAGTGGAATGACTACATTGATACAGAACTAAATAAAGAAGTGGAAAAAGCTTTGGCCACACTATCACTAAATAAGAAAATCCAACTGATGATGGATCGAATAGATACTGCTTTAGAAAATGATGATCGAGAAAGTTTCATTCGGTTGTCTAATAATCTGAAAGAAATCAAAAAAAATATAGCCACGCATGAAAAAAAACCAAATCATTAA
- the dapB gene encoding 4-hydroxy-tetrahydrodipicolinate reductase has translation MIKIVVAGFKGKMGSTATKMVLENENFTLVGVLDPIVEQKKLNEIPAFSFADVPIFNDKESMVKTVDADVWIDFTIPDVAYENTRFALENGIRPVVGTTGFSESDVKELTELSISNKTGGLIAPNFAVGAVLMMQFSAKAAQYFPDIEIIELHHDNKLDAPSGTAIKTAEMIFKERGEHSQGHPDEKESLVGARGADYKGMKIHSVRLPGLVAHQQVQFGSVGEGLTIRHDSYDRSSFMTGVALGCNKVMELKKVVYGLENIL, from the coding sequence ATGATTAAAATAGTAGTGGCAGGATTTAAAGGGAAGATGGGCTCAACGGCAACAAAAATGGTTTTAGAAAATGAAAATTTTACTTTAGTAGGTGTCTTGGATCCGATAGTAGAACAAAAAAAGCTAAATGAAATTCCAGCGTTCTCTTTTGCTGATGTGCCGATTTTTAATGACAAAGAATCGATGGTCAAAACAGTTGATGCAGATGTTTGGATTGACTTCACGATTCCTGATGTAGCGTATGAAAATACCCGATTTGCATTGGAAAATGGCATTCGGCCGGTAGTAGGAACGACTGGTTTTTCTGAGAGTGACGTTAAAGAATTAACAGAATTATCGATTTCTAACAAAACTGGCGGATTGATTGCTCCTAATTTTGCTGTTGGAGCGGTATTGATGATGCAATTTTCAGCTAAGGCGGCACAATATTTCCCGGATATAGAAATAATTGAACTGCACCATGATAATAAATTAGATGCACCAAGCGGAACAGCCATTAAAACAGCTGAAATGATTTTTAAAGAAAGAGGCGAACACAGTCAAGGACACCCGGATGAAAAAGAAAGTTTAGTGGGGGCTCGTGGAGCTGATTATAAAGGCATGAAAATTCATAGTGTCCGTCTTCCTGGATTAGTAGCACACCAACAAGTACAATTTGGTAGTGTGGGCGAGGGACTTACCATACGACATGATTCATACGATCGTTCTTCCTTTATGACAGGAGTAGCTTTAGGCTGCAATAAAGTGATGGAGTTGAAAAAAGTTGTTTATGGATTGGAAAATATTTTATGA
- a CDS encoding CCA tRNA nucleotidyltransferase, which yields MINESPLFSKALPIIEDIKKAGYEAYFVGGCVRDALLNKEINDVDIATSAFPAEVKAIFPKTIDVGIEHGTVMVLKNDETYEVTTFRTESTYQDFRRPDQVVFVRSLNEDLKRRDFTVNALAMTQDGEVIDFFDGVNDLKNGLIKAVGSPEERFFEDALRMMRGVRFVSQLNFIMDSETKKAIHIHHALLEKIAVERIQVEFIKLLLGEGRQKGLNLFVESELYLYCPGLAGYQKELVCFSTLRNSQNHKLMSSLSAWTLLLFALGKKEDEVNLFLRSWKCSKRMIQQVKIALKALTIRTKQPLDDLLLYQSGYEIIREVEELLTFLNKTADLSRLQKLNNQLPIKDKKEIAVTGFDLLAYFDAKPGKWLGEALDKIEVAIVLGEINNEKEAILSWLSTTDKVNI from the coding sequence ATGATAAATGAAAGTCCTTTGTTTAGTAAGGCGTTACCTATTATTGAAGACATAAAAAAAGCCGGTTATGAGGCCTATTTTGTGGGTGGCTGTGTTCGTGATGCTTTATTAAATAAAGAAATCAATGATGTTGATATAGCTACTAGCGCGTTCCCGGCAGAAGTTAAAGCTATTTTCCCTAAAACCATCGATGTGGGAATTGAACACGGAACAGTGATGGTTTTGAAAAATGATGAGACCTATGAAGTAACAACCTTTCGAACAGAATCTACTTATCAAGATTTTAGAAGACCTGATCAAGTTGTTTTTGTTCGCTCACTAAATGAAGATTTAAAGCGTCGCGATTTTACGGTCAATGCGCTTGCGATGACTCAAGATGGTGAAGTCATTGATTTTTTTGATGGGGTCAACGATTTAAAAAATGGATTAATAAAAGCCGTTGGTTCTCCTGAAGAACGTTTTTTCGAAGATGCGCTTCGTATGATGAGAGGTGTGCGTTTTGTTAGTCAATTAAATTTTATAATGGATTCTGAAACAAAAAAGGCTATTCATATTCATCATGCTTTACTAGAGAAGATAGCGGTTGAAAGAATTCAAGTAGAATTTATAAAACTATTACTTGGCGAAGGACGTCAAAAAGGGTTGAATTTATTTGTTGAATCAGAATTATATCTTTATTGCCCTGGATTAGCAGGTTACCAAAAAGAATTAGTTTGTTTCTCTACTTTAAGAAACAGCCAAAATCACAAATTAATGTCTTCATTATCTGCTTGGACGTTACTATTATTTGCTTTGGGGAAAAAGGAAGATGAAGTTAATCTGTTCTTGAGATCGTGGAAATGTTCGAAGAGAATGATACAGCAGGTTAAGATAGCTTTAAAGGCCTTGACTATAAGAACAAAACAGCCATTAGATGATCTTTTATTGTACCAATCTGGTTATGAAATTATCCGAGAAGTAGAAGAACTGTTAACGTTTTTAAACAAAACTGCGGATTTAAGCAGACTTCAAAAGCTAAACAACCAGTTGCCAATAAAAGATAAAAAAGAAATAGCGGTTACCGGTTTTGATTTATTAGCTTATTTTGATGCAAAGCCGGGTAAGTGGCTAGGTGAAGCTTTAGATAAAATAGAAGTAGCAATTGTACTAGGCGAAATAAATAATGAAAAAGAAGCTATTTTAAGTTGGTTATCAACAACGGACAAAGTAAACATATAA